Proteins from a genomic interval of Panthera uncia isolate 11264 chromosome C1 unlocalized genomic scaffold, Puncia_PCG_1.0 HiC_scaffold_4, whole genome shotgun sequence:
- the TNFRSF4 gene encoding tumor necrosis factor receptor superfamily member 4, whose translation MRVAVGAQQPRAPHSAVQLLGLVLGTTAALHCVGNTYPKDGRCCSECPPGYGMESRCSSDQDTKCLQCASGFYNEAVNYEPCKPCTQCNQRSGSEPKQRCTPTQDTVCRCRPGTEPQDGYDRGVDCAPCPPGYFSPGDDQACKPWTNCTLAGKRTLRPASQGSDAVCEDRSPPATTPWETQGPPVRPPTTQPTTAWPRTSQEPFTPPAEPPRGPQLAAVLGLGLGLLAPVAAALALLLHHRAWRLPPGGNSFRTPIQEEHADANSTLAKI comes from the exons ATGAGGGTGGCTGTGGGGGCTCAGCAGCCCAGGGCACCTCACTCAGCTGTCCAGCTCCTGGGGCTTGTGCTGGGCACCACGGCCGCGCTCCACTGTGTCGGGAACACCTACCCCAAAGACGGCAGGTGCTGTAGCGAGTGCCCACCAG GTTATGGGATGGAGAGTCGCTGCAGCAGTGACCAGGACACCAAGTGCCTCCAGTGCGCGTCCGGCTTCTACAATGAGGCCGTGAACTACGAGCCTTGCAAGCCCTGCACACAGTGCAACCAGA gaagtGGGAGCGAGCCCAAGCAGAGATGCACACCCACGCAGGACACCGTCTGCCGCTGCAGGCCGGGCACTGAGCCCCAGGACGGTTACGATCGTGGTGTCG ACTGTGCCCCGTGCCCACCGGGATATTTCTCCCCAGGTGATGACCAGGCTTGCAAGCCCTGGACCAA CTGCACCTTGGCGGGAAAGCGCACGCTGCGGCCGGCCAGCCAAGGCTCAGATGCCGTGTGTGAGGACAGGAGCCCCCCAGCCACCACGCCTTGGGAGACCCAGGGCCCCCCAGTCCGGCCCCCTACCACCCAGCCCACCACAGCCTGGCCTAGGACCTCACAGGAGCCCTTCACACCCCCTGCAGAGCCCCCCAGGG GTCCCCAGCTGGCCGCtgtcctgggcctgggcctgggcctgctTGCCCCGGTGGCGGCCGCACTGGCCCTGCTCCTGCACCACAGAGCCTGGCGGCTACCCCCCG gtggAAATAGCTTCCGGACCCCCATCCAAGAGGAGCATGCCGATGCCAACTCCACCCTGGCCAAGATCTGA
- the TNFRSF18 gene encoding tumor necrosis factor receptor superfamily member 18 codes for MGAWRGASPKIPQLGGAAGAMGARGARVALCGVALLCALGLGERPSGPSCGPGRLLRGAGTDARCCRLCSAAEEVCPEGDCTCVQPEFHCGDPQCDTCKHHPCPPGQEAQPRGNFNFGFECVDCATGTFSGGREGRCKPWSDCSQFGLPTMFSGNKTHNAVCSLGPLPTEPHDPLTIVLLTVAACILVLTAAQLGLHIWQLRRQRMWPPETQLLLEARPPAEDACSCQFPEEERGEQLSEDKGQLRDLWV; via the exons ATGGGGGCGTGGCGGGGCGCATCCCCTAAAATCCCGCAGCTCGGTGGGGCGGCGGGGGCCATGGGGGCCAGGGGCGCGCGCGTGGCCCTGTGCGGCGTGGCGCTGCTCTGCGCGCTCGGCCTGGGCGAGCGCCCCTCGGGTCCGAGCTGCGGCCCCGGCCGCCTGCTGCGAGGAGCCGGGACGGACGCGCGCTGCTGTCGCCTGTGCTCCGCGG CTGAGGAGGTTTGTCCTGAGGGGGACTGCACATGTGTCCAGCCGGAGTTCCACTGTGGAGACCCCCAGTGTGACACCTGCAAACACCACCCCTGCCCGCCCGGCCAGGAGGCGCAGCCACGTG gGAATTTCAATTTCGGCTTTGAGTGTGTTGACTGTGCCACAGGGACCTTCTCTGGGGGCCGTGAGGGCCGCTGCAAACCCTGGTCAGA CTGCTCCCAGTTTGGGCTTCCCACCATGTTCTCTGGGAACAAAACACACAATGCCGTATGTAGCCTGGGGCCGCTGCCCACTGAGCCGCACGACCCCCTGACCATCGTCCTCCTCACCGTGGCCGCCTGCATCCTGGTCCTGACTGCAGCCCAGCTTGGCCTGCACATCTGGCAGCTGAGGAGGCAGCGCATGTGGCCCCCAG AGACCCAGCTGCTGCTGGAGGCACGGCCGCCAGCCGAAGACGCCTGCAGCTGCCAGTTCCCCGAGGAGGAGCGCGGGGAGCAGCTGTCTGAGGACAAGGGCCAGCTGAGGGACCTGTGGGTGTGA